From a single Miltoncostaea oceani genomic region:
- the gmk gene encoding guanylate kinase encodes MPASVIIVSGPSGAGKGTIVAAARTLVASPVRLAVSATTRAARPGEVDGEDYFFLSSAAFELLLEEGGLVEHTRFAGGSYGTLEGQIAAPLGAGESVIVECEAEGARAIRDRFPSVSVFIAPPSLRALETRLRGRATETEETLARRLAAAEDQMATAAEYDHLIVNDDPDAAASALAALITATTLGPLMEVR; translated from the coding sequence GTGCCCGCCTCGGTGATCATCGTCTCAGGGCCCTCCGGGGCCGGGAAGGGGACGATCGTGGCCGCCGCGCGCACACTCGTCGCGTCCCCGGTGCGACTCGCGGTCTCAGCGACGACCCGCGCCGCCCGTCCCGGTGAGGTCGACGGAGAGGACTACTTCTTCCTCTCCTCCGCGGCTTTCGAGCTGCTCCTCGAGGAGGGTGGACTGGTCGAGCACACCCGCTTCGCCGGTGGCTCCTACGGAACCTTGGAGGGCCAGATCGCGGCTCCTCTCGGCGCCGGTGAGAGCGTGATCGTCGAGTGCGAAGCCGAGGGCGCCCGAGCGATCCGCGACCGCTTCCCGAGCGTCTCGGTCTTCATCGCCCCACCGAGCCTGAGGGCCCTCGAAACCCGCCTGCGTGGCCGGGCCACCGAGACCGAGGAGACCCTCGCACGCCGGCTCGCCGCGGCCGAGGACCAGATGGCCACCGCGGCTGAGTACGACCACCTGATCGTCAACGACGACCCGGACGCAGCGGCGAGCGCCCTGGCTGCGCTCATCACGGCGACGACGCTGGGGCCCCTGATGGAGGTCCGATGA
- a CDS encoding fatty acid desaturase family protein, whose translation MAALLKGGGDFQRDFREAVAAELTPSVRRRGAAQMALKSIVILTWAIGSYLGLLLYARELWQILPLSVSLALALAGVGFSIQHDANHGAVGGRLGRVWGFSLDLMGASSQVWRAKHNHAHHTYTNIDGADTDIEQLPLARFAPSQPLYRFHRFQHLYMWFFYGLFAFKGHLTGDWMQMLRGQVGLQPITRSPGIIAVFIAGKILFITWAIALPLYLFDWWAVLGVFALVSWVFGMTVATVFQMAHCVEEAEHGFTTVAELEENPGRRWAEHQLASTVDFAPRNRVLNWYLGGLNFQAVHHLQPKVCHVHYARLSPVLDRVAAQNGLAYRCHPTLRSALASHGRWLRRMGHETVPVAEAG comes from the coding sequence GTGGCGGCACTGCTCAAGGGAGGGGGAGACTTCCAGCGCGACTTCCGTGAGGCGGTCGCCGCGGAACTGACACCGAGTGTCCGCCGACGTGGCGCGGCTCAGATGGCCCTCAAGAGCATCGTCATCCTCACATGGGCGATCGGCTCGTATTTGGGCCTGTTGCTCTACGCCCGCGAGCTCTGGCAGATCCTCCCCTTGAGCGTCTCGCTCGCGCTTGCGCTCGCCGGGGTCGGCTTCTCCATCCAGCACGACGCCAACCACGGTGCCGTCGGCGGGAGGCTGGGCCGGGTCTGGGGCTTCAGCCTCGACCTGATGGGTGCCAGCAGTCAGGTGTGGCGGGCCAAGCACAACCACGCGCACCACACCTACACGAATATCGACGGCGCGGACACCGACATCGAGCAGCTGCCCCTCGCGCGCTTCGCTCCTTCCCAGCCGCTCTACCGCTTCCACCGCTTCCAGCACCTCTACATGTGGTTCTTCTACGGGCTCTTCGCCTTCAAGGGGCACCTCACCGGCGACTGGATGCAGATGCTGCGCGGCCAGGTGGGACTCCAGCCGATCACCCGCAGCCCGGGGATCATCGCGGTCTTCATCGCGGGCAAGATCCTGTTCATCACCTGGGCGATCGCCCTGCCCCTCTACCTGTTCGACTGGTGGGCGGTCCTCGGCGTATTCGCCCTTGTCTCCTGGGTCTTTGGCATGACCGTCGCGACGGTCTTCCAGATGGCCCACTGCGTCGAGGAGGCCGAGCACGGGTTCACCACGGTTGCCGAGCTCGAGGAGAACCCCGGCCGGCGCTGGGCCGAGCACCAGCTCGCCTCGACGGTCGACTTCGCGCCGCGCAACCGGGTCCTCAACTGGTATCTCGGTGGCCTGAACTTCCAGGCGGTCCACCACCTGCAGCCGAAGGTCTGCCACGTCCACTACGCCCGTCTGTCGCCGGTCCTCGATCGCGTCGCGGCGCAGAACGGCCTCGCCTACCGCTGCCACCCGACCCTGCGCTCGGCGCTTGCCTCACACGGGCGCTGGCTTCGTCGGATGGGCCACGAGACGGTCCCGGTGGCCGAGGCGGGCTAG
- a CDS encoding right-handed parallel beta-helix repeat-containing protein yields the protein MPSPHRRLALAPTLLASIALVALAPAPPAAAAPACTKYASLSGSDSAAGTASAPLRTSQKLVDSLSAGQVGCLQAGATFGGVKVNRSGITLTTAPGGAKATILGKTWVPDSSNDVVFDGLVINGRTSGARVSPDVQGDRVVFRNNDITNDNTAICLHIGSNIGSGIAYGVVVDSNRIFRCGRMPATGFDHGIYVNHAYDTRITNNLIFDNSDYGVHLYPGANRTYVANNVIDGNGRGVTFSGEGGLVSSNNLVENNVISNSLVKSNVESWWASGVGVGNRADRNCLFNGRTGNVNASNGGFTASDNITSDPLFTNRAAKDFTLRTGSPCVGKVPTTGMTAPAPAPAPAPLPAPPAPTPLPVPAPNPAPPASPLPAPITPTPLQREIGRDAPLTAPQIRQSESRVRQLAQRVLKGERRINPRAKARGMSMTRTVRTDAAQMRQIRVVALTALRRVSVALNRLSTKKVTTPTVRVPAKVPATLAQARIAEAHARLASSRLKALERAIARRDR from the coding sequence GTGCCCAGCCCTCATCGACGCCTCGCCCTCGCCCCCACCCTGCTTGCTTCCATCGCCCTGGTGGCGCTCGCGCCGGCCCCGCCGGCTGCCGCCGCCCCGGCGTGCACCAAGTACGCGTCCCTGTCGGGGAGTGACTCCGCCGCCGGTACCGCGTCCGCCCCGCTCCGCACCTCCCAGAAGCTCGTGGACTCCCTGTCCGCGGGTCAGGTGGGGTGCCTGCAGGCGGGTGCGACGTTCGGTGGGGTGAAGGTGAACCGCAGTGGCATCACCCTCACCACCGCCCCCGGTGGTGCGAAGGCCACGATCCTCGGTAAGACGTGGGTGCCCGACAGCAGCAACGACGTCGTCTTCGACGGCCTGGTGATCAACGGCCGCACCTCGGGTGCGCGGGTCAGTCCCGACGTCCAGGGTGACCGGGTGGTGTTCCGCAACAACGACATCACCAACGACAACACCGCGATCTGCCTGCACATCGGGTCGAACATCGGGTCGGGGATCGCGTATGGGGTGGTCGTCGATTCGAACCGGATCTTCCGGTGCGGGCGGATGCCGGCGACCGGCTTCGACCACGGGATCTACGTCAACCACGCCTACGACACCCGGATCACCAACAACCTGATCTTCGACAACTCCGATTACGGGGTGCACCTCTATCCGGGGGCGAACCGCACGTATGTCGCCAACAACGTCATCGACGGCAACGGCCGTGGGGTGACGTTCTCGGGTGAGGGTGGCCTGGTGTCGAGCAACAACCTCGTCGAGAACAACGTGATCAGCAACTCGCTGGTCAAGAGCAACGTCGAGTCGTGGTGGGCGTCGGGTGTGGGGGTCGGCAACCGCGCCGACCGCAACTGCCTGTTCAACGGCCGCACCGGCAACGTGAACGCCTCCAACGGTGGGTTCACGGCCTCCGACAACATCACCAGCGACCCGTTGTTCACGAACCGGGCCGCCAAGGACTTCACCCTCCGCACCGGCAGCCCCTGCGTCGGCAAGGTCCCCACCACCGGCATGACGGCGCCCGCCCCCGCTCCTGCTCCCGCCCCGCTTCCAGCTCCTCCGGCGCCGACGCCCCTTCCGGTCCCCGCCCCCAACCCGGCCCCGCCGGCCTCGCCGCTGCCGGCGCCGATCACCCCCACCCCGCTGCAGCGGGAGATCGGCAGGGACGCGCCGCTGACCGCGCCGCAGATCCGTCAGTCCGAGTCGAGGGTCCGCCAGCTCGCCCAGCGGGTGCTGAAGGGGGAGCGGCGCATCAACCCGCGCGCCAAGGCGAGGGGCATGTCCATGACGCGGACGGTGAGGACGGACGCCGCGCAGATGCGCCAGATCCGGGTCGTCGCTCTCACTGCGCTGCGCCGGGTCTCGGTCGCCCTGAACCGCCTCAGCACGAAGAAGGTCACGACCCCTACGGTCAGGGTCCCCGCAAAGGTGCCGGCGACTCTCGCCCAGGCCCGGATCGCCGAGGCACACGCCCGTCTCGCCTCGAGCCGGTTGAAGGCCCTCGAGCGCGCCATCGCGCGCCGCGACCGTTAG
- a CDS encoding HNH endonuclease family protein, whose protein sequence is MRLRTARIRNRSIGLIQSALLVAAFVWAAGTGLVGGLIDRLDAHPAVSVAARADSQQIAAARAHLNHVSVRPDGSMRGYDRDLFRHWSDPDGNGCDAREDTLRRDGRALKPPRACRPNTGRWRDPYSGELHTRARLLDVDHIVPLAEAWRSGAARWSAAKRERFANDPRNLLAVDRGLNRSKGDKGPEAWLPPARNFHPTYAVRWVQIKKAYGLRISFSERSALRAALRNR, encoded by the coding sequence ATGAGACTCAGGACGGCGCGCATCCGTAACCGCAGCATCGGCCTGATCCAGTCCGCCCTGCTGGTCGCCGCGTTCGTCTGGGCGGCGGGCACGGGCCTTGTCGGAGGGCTCATCGATCGACTCGACGCCCACCCGGCGGTGAGTGTCGCCGCCCGCGCCGACAGCCAGCAGATCGCCGCGGCCCGCGCCCACCTGAACCACGTCAGCGTCCGCCCGGACGGGTCGATGCGCGGATACGACCGGGATCTGTTCCGGCACTGGAGCGACCCGGACGGCAACGGCTGCGACGCCCGTGAGGACACCCTGCGACGCGACGGGCGGGCGCTGAAGCCCCCGCGCGCCTGCCGGCCGAACACCGGACGCTGGCGCGACCCCTACAGCGGTGAACTCCACACGCGCGCGCGCCTGCTCGATGTCGACCACATCGTCCCCCTCGCCGAGGCATGGCGCTCCGGGGCGGCGCGCTGGAGCGCCGCCAAGCGCGAACGGTTCGCCAACGACCCGCGCAACCTCCTCGCCGTCGACCGCGGCCTGAACCGCTCCAAGGGGGACAAGGGGCCTGAGGCCTGGCTGCCGCCGGCCCGCAACTTCCACCCGACCTACGCGGTCCGCTGGGTCCAGATCAAGAAGGCCTACGGCCTTCGGATCAGTTTCTCCGAGCGGTCGGCTCTCCGCGCCGCCCTGCGCAACCGCTGA